The following coding sequences are from one Terriglobales bacterium window:
- a CDS encoding Gfo/Idh/MocA family oxidoreductase: MDRVRVGIIGSAFSSNIHAEAFQEVPNATITAVCSPNRQRVEEFARKWKVPFTATDYRQLLERKDVDAVVIGVPNDLHREIVVAAAQAGKHVILEKPIAHTLADAEEMISACKRHKAKLMYAETICFSPKYARVKHLVDEGAVGKVYMVKQGEKHSGPHSDWFYDIRRSGGGALMDMGCHGIEWARWMYGKPKPKSVVAHCQRVLHSGRTKGEDNCVVLVEFEGGGTALIENSWAKQGGMDDRVEVYGTEGVIYCDLLHGSSMETYSSKGYGYAVEKAGETKGWTFTVFEEAHLYGFPHEMRHFIDCILEDQTPRETGDDGRATLEIIYAAYESAGTGRRVTWPYAPNNPREVPVNLWLNAQQENASDARGSKKRTAIG; the protein is encoded by the coding sequence ATGGATCGCGTGAGAGTGGGCATTATTGGATCAGCTTTTTCGTCGAACATTCATGCCGAGGCATTCCAGGAAGTTCCGAACGCCACAATAACGGCCGTATGCTCGCCGAATCGGCAAAGGGTTGAAGAGTTTGCCCGCAAGTGGAAGGTGCCGTTTACCGCAACCGATTATCGGCAGTTGCTGGAGCGCAAGGACGTAGACGCCGTAGTTATTGGCGTGCCCAACGACCTTCATCGAGAAATCGTGGTTGCTGCCGCGCAGGCAGGCAAGCACGTAATTCTTGAAAAACCGATCGCGCACACCTTGGCAGACGCTGAGGAGATGATTTCTGCATGCAAGCGGCACAAGGCCAAACTTATGTACGCGGAGACGATCTGCTTTTCTCCAAAATATGCCCGCGTGAAGCACTTGGTAGATGAGGGTGCCGTGGGCAAGGTGTACATGGTCAAGCAAGGTGAAAAACATTCCGGCCCGCACTCGGACTGGTTCTACGACATACGGCGCTCGGGCGGCGGAGCTTTGATGGACATGGGCTGCCACGGCATTGAGTGGGCCCGGTGGATGTACGGCAAACCAAAGCCAAAGAGCGTTGTGGCGCACTGCCAGCGCGTGCTCCACAGCGGACGCACCAAGGGTGAGGACAACTGCGTTGTGCTGGTGGAATTCGAGGGCGGAGGCACGGCACTGATTGAAAACAGTTGGGCGAAACAGGGTGGCATGGATGATCGGGTTGAGGTTTACGGCACCGAGGGCGTGATCTACTGCGACCTTCTGCACGGCAGCTCAATGGAAACCTATAGCTCAAAAGGTTATGGATACGCAGTGGAGAAGGCAGGCGAGACTAAAGGATGGACTTTCACAGTATTCGAAGAGGCGCACCTTTATGGGTTTCCGCACGAAATGCGCCATTTTATTGACTGTATTCTTGAGGACCAAACGCCAAGGGAAACTGGGGACGACGGGCGAGCTACGCTGGAGATCATTTACGCAGCCTATGAATCAGCCGGGACCGGAAGACGCGTGACGTGGCCTTACGCGCCCAACAATCCTCGTGAAGTCCCGGTGAATTTGTGGCTGAATGCGCAGCAAGAAAACGCTAGCGATGCTCGGGGATCGAAAAAGAGGACGGCAATTGGTTAA
- a CDS encoding gluconate 2-dehydrogenase subunit 3 family protein, with translation MSEHRETPEELTRRQWILRLGELVALAGVSGLVPETATALIAGEQQAADLPPGLYEPSSKHLMHALSSAEKLHPAIPGSETEYVQPGPAPYRPQFFAAEEFQLVTRMIEVVLGKVDAAALDQTTHWLDLWLHSSAGVRDAARQLDASHRALAVAYYGETPVRELETADPQAVARAGIAALQESAKQRYGRGFLQLSEAEQQKLLFTTGQGEPATPLQKFFDLARHQAIRGYYTSAAGIEELDYKGNTYYPECPGCEIKT, from the coding sequence GTGAGCGAGCACCGGGAAACTCCCGAGGAACTTACCCGGCGGCAGTGGATATTGCGACTGGGGGAATTGGTCGCTCTGGCCGGGGTAAGTGGGCTGGTGCCTGAAACGGCTACGGCTTTAATTGCAGGCGAACAACAAGCCGCCGACCTGCCTCCAGGATTGTATGAGCCCTCAAGTAAGCACCTGATGCATGCGCTCAGCAGCGCTGAGAAGCTCCATCCGGCGATACCCGGCAGCGAGACCGAATATGTGCAGCCCGGTCCCGCGCCGTACCGGCCACAGTTCTTTGCTGCAGAAGAGTTCCAGCTCGTTACCCGCATGATCGAGGTCGTGCTGGGCAAAGTTGATGCGGCGGCCCTGGATCAAACTACGCATTGGTTGGACTTGTGGCTCCATTCCAGCGCAGGCGTGCGAGATGCTGCCCGGCAACTTGATGCTTCGCACCGCGCGCTCGCGGTCGCTTATTACGGTGAGACACCGGTGCGTGAACTCGAAACTGCGGATCCGCAGGCGGTTGCACGAGCGGGAATTGCGGCGCTTCAGGAGAGCGCGAAGCAGCGCTATGGCCGCGGATTTTTGCAGCTCAGCGAAGCCGAACAACAGAAACTGCTTTTCACAACCGGGCAGGGCGAGCCGGCGACGCCTCTGCAAAAGTTCTTTGACCTCGCCCGGCACCAAGCGATTCGCGGCTATTACACTTCTGCTGCGGGAATCGAAGAACTCGATTACAAAGGCAATACCTACTATCCAGAATGTCCGGGCTGCGAGATTAAAACCTAA
- a CDS encoding GMC family oxidoreductase yields the protein MLLPRRKIYDVIVIGSGASGGWVAKEVAERGLDTLMLEAGPPRVPTRDFTEHVWPYQLNFRGFGNQEQLLRTQPVQRLCYACDEYSHQFFVNDLEHPYTFPADKPFMWIRGRQVGGKTFCWARESYRYSDNEFKAASRDGYGEDWPISYKELEPYYDRVESYIGVSGSREGLQQFPDGQFLPPMNLSCGALQAKQVVERRFGWRVMPDRVANLTVPHRGRPACHYCDQCQRGCFTASYFNSPSVTLPAAARTGKFTLVSDAVVSQVVMDGSGRAKGVHYIDRVTRESREVYARSVVVAAGALESTRILLNSQSPAYPQGVGNSTGVLGHYLMDHFTIEGAGGFMLNLRSSKREAVGRPCGFIIPKYVNANGGHNRNSNFVRGYRFDGDGSQELYEHAFLMPEVGDSLRKRVREEIPYYFAIEAQGECLPRADNFVKLDPKKKDAWGIPVLHISASYGENDRAMAKAMRQDVNAILGEMKLSEVTEPRRELSVFGKNIHECGTARMGDDPKKSVVDRNCKVHDARNVFVTDGAVFTTQGCYEPTLTIMAISARAGEHIAQAFRRGEL from the coding sequence ATGCTCCTTCCTCGGCGCAAAATATATGACGTCATTGTGATTGGGTCGGGCGCCAGCGGCGGCTGGGTGGCGAAAGAAGTTGCGGAGCGCGGTCTTGACACCCTGATGCTCGAGGCCGGCCCTCCGCGTGTACCCACGCGTGACTTCACGGAGCACGTTTGGCCCTACCAACTCAACTTTCGTGGTTTCGGCAATCAAGAGCAGCTGTTGCGCACACAACCGGTGCAACGTTTGTGCTACGCCTGCGACGAATACAGCCATCAATTCTTTGTGAACGACCTGGAGCATCCATACACCTTTCCAGCTGACAAGCCATTCATGTGGATCCGCGGCCGGCAGGTCGGGGGTAAGACATTCTGCTGGGCGCGGGAGAGCTATCGGTACAGCGACAACGAATTCAAAGCGGCGAGCCGTGATGGCTACGGCGAAGATTGGCCGATCAGCTACAAGGAGCTGGAGCCCTACTACGACCGCGTGGAGAGCTACATCGGCGTGAGCGGATCACGCGAGGGGCTGCAGCAGTTTCCGGATGGACAATTCCTGCCACCGATGAACCTCTCCTGCGGTGCGCTGCAGGCAAAGCAGGTGGTTGAGCGCCGGTTTGGCTGGCGTGTGATGCCTGATCGCGTGGCTAATTTAACGGTGCCGCATCGCGGACGTCCGGCTTGCCACTATTGCGACCAGTGTCAACGGGGCTGCTTTACAGCTTCTTACTTCAACAGCCCTTCCGTGACGCTTCCGGCCGCTGCCCGCACGGGAAAATTCACTCTGGTGAGCGATGCCGTGGTAAGCCAAGTGGTGATGGATGGCAGCGGGCGCGCGAAGGGAGTTCATTACATTGATCGCGTGACTCGCGAGAGTCGAGAAGTCTACGCACGAAGCGTGGTGGTAGCCGCGGGAGCGCTCGAATCCACGCGCATCCTGCTGAATTCGCAATCTCCGGCGTATCCGCAAGGTGTGGGAAATTCGACCGGCGTATTGGGCCACTACCTCATGGACCATTTCACGATTGAGGGCGCCGGCGGATTCATGTTGAATTTGCGGTCATCAAAACGGGAAGCGGTAGGGCGTCCGTGTGGGTTCATCATTCCTAAATATGTAAATGCAAATGGGGGTCACAACCGCAATTCGAATTTTGTCCGCGGATACCGCTTTGACGGTGACGGCAGCCAGGAGTTGTACGAGCATGCGTTTCTGATGCCGGAAGTAGGGGACAGTCTACGCAAGCGGGTGCGCGAGGAGATTCCCTACTACTTTGCGATTGAGGCCCAGGGCGAATGTCTGCCTCGCGCGGACAATTTTGTGAAATTGGACCCCAAAAAGAAAGATGCGTGGGGCATTCCTGTTCTCCACATCAGCGCTAGCTATGGAGAGAACGACCGGGCAATGGCAAAAGCTATGCGTCAGGACGTCAACGCCATTTTGGGCGAAATGAAACTGAGTGAAGTGACGGAGCCACGGAGGGAGCTCAGCGTATTCGGCAAGAACATCCATGAGTGTGGAACGGCGCGGATGGGGGACGATCCCAAGAAGAGCGTTGTGGACCGCAATTGCAAGGTGCACGACGCGCGAAACGTATTCGTGACCGATGGCGCGGTTTTTACCACCCAGGGCTGCTACGAGCCGACGCTGACCATCATGGCCATTTCCGCGCGCGCCGGAGAACACATTGCTCAAGCCTTTCGTCGAGGTGAGTTGTGA
- a CDS encoding STAS domain-containing protein has product MHITKLRDVAVIHCVGRIVFADEATALRNTVEAILSDYPQCVLNLRLVSHIDAHGLGILAKLCAAARRRGGSLKLSNLNRRCRELFNLTGIASAIEIYASEDEALRACEQLA; this is encoded by the coding sequence ATGCATATTACGAAATTGCGCGACGTGGCGGTCATCCACTGCGTGGGCCGCATTGTGTTTGCCGACGAAGCCACTGCTCTGCGCAATACGGTCGAAGCGATCCTCTCCGACTACCCCCAGTGCGTGCTCAACCTGCGCCTGGTGAGCCACATTGACGCCCATGGCCTGGGTATTCTGGCGAAGCTCTGTGCCGCGGCTCGCCGTAGGGGTGGTTCGTTGAAGCTGAGCAACCTGAACCGCAGGTGTCGCGAGCTGTTTAACCTTACTGGGATTGCCTCCGCAATCGAGATCTATGCTTCTGAAGACGAAGCTCTGCGGGCCTGCGAACAACTCGCCTGA